From a region of the Methanolinea sp. genome:
- the amrB gene encoding AmmeMemoRadiSam system protein B: MKIRTCAVAGVFYPRDPHHLEQVLGKFFHGKETGLDARGIVAPHAGYPYSGEVAAWAYSAIPASFAGTFILVGPSHRGFGTCISRIAWETPLGIVDIDPEIADALDIKIDEVSHLEEHSLEVQVPFIKYRFPRTRIVPILMGDQGYKSASLLAERVLDALRRTNRDDVRLIASSDFSHYVPAAQARENDRYAIAALDDLDIPAFYRRVAERGVSACGVGPIAVVCLVCRALGARRGQLLHYATSGDVTGDPTVVGYGAVAVM; this comes from the coding sequence ATGAAGATCCGCACATGCGCAGTCGCAGGTGTGTTCTATCCGAGGGACCCCCATCACCTTGAACAGGTGCTTGGGAAATTCTTCCACGGAAAGGAGACCGGTCTCGATGCCCGCGGAATTGTTGCCCCCCATGCCGGATACCCATACTCCGGGGAGGTTGCCGCATGGGCTTACAGTGCGATACCTGCTTCGTTTGCCGGGACGTTTATCCTGGTGGGGCCGAGCCACCGGGGATTCGGAACCTGCATCTCCCGCATTGCCTGGGAGACGCCGCTTGGGATCGTGGACATCGATCCGGAAATCGCAGATGCCCTCGATATCAAGATCGATGAGGTCTCGCACCTGGAGGAACATTCCCTAGAGGTGCAGGTACCATTCATCAAGTACAGGTTTCCCCGGACCCGGATTGTCCCCATCCTGATGGGTGACCAGGGCTATAAAAGCGCCAGCCTCCTTGCCGAGCGCGTGCTCGATGCTCTCAGGCGAACGAACCGCGATGATGTCCGGCTCATTGCCTCAAGCGATTTCTCCCATTACGTGCCCGCAGCACAAGCCAGGGAGAACGACCGGTATGCCATCGCTGCTCTCGATGACCTGGACATCCCTGCGTTCTATCGCAGGGTCGCTGAAAGGGGCGTAAGCGCCTGCGGTGTCGGGCCAATCGCTGTGGTCTGCCTGGTCTGCAGGGCGCTTGGCGCCCGGAGGGGCCAGCTGCTCCACTACGCCACGAGCGGGGATGTGACCGGTGACCCTACGGTAGTGGGATATGGAGCCGTAGCGGTGATGTAA
- a CDS encoding isopentenyl phosphate kinase family protein, protein MPETVLLKLGGAVLTRKDQEGMMREAVIDGISREIADHGPLPLLIVHGAGSCGHPEARKFGLSTGLSPGNLAGVEITHRAVSRLNARLVASLRSEGCEAVGIHPFHAAYAENGRLVAMETRHIRQMVDRAIVPVLHGDVVMDGVRGVSIVSGDQLVVFLARALGIRRIGLATDVDGVFDGERVIPEITPGLIGTIAIGASRHTDVTGGMEGKVQELLGLAQGGTSSAIFHADRIGDFLDGRPHGGTVVRGG, encoded by the coding sequence ATGCCTGAAACAGTTCTGCTTAAGCTCGGGGGGGCAGTCCTCACGAGAAAGGATCAGGAGGGGATGATGCGGGAGGCAGTCATCGACGGAATCAGCAGGGAGATTGCCGACCATGGCCCGCTGCCGCTCCTCATCGTTCACGGGGCTGGTTCCTGCGGACACCCTGAAGCGCGGAAGTTCGGGCTTTCCACCGGGCTCTCACCCGGGAACCTCGCCGGAGTGGAAATAACCCACCGGGCGGTATCGCGGTTGAATGCCAGGCTCGTGGCATCGCTCCGGAGTGAAGGATGCGAGGCGGTCGGTATCCATCCATTCCATGCCGCTTATGCCGAGAACGGTCGGCTGGTCGCCATGGAGACCCGGCACATCCGGCAGATGGTTGACCGTGCCATAGTCCCAGTCTTGCACGGCGACGTTGTGATGGATGGCGTACGAGGGGTTTCGATAGTCTCCGGCGACCAGTTGGTGGTCTTCCTGGCCCGTGCTCTCGGGATCCGGCGGATCGGGCTCGCGACTGACGTTGATGGCGTCTTTGACGGTGAGCGGGTGATCCCAGAAATCACACCCGGCTTGATCGGAACAATAGCGATCGGAGCTTCACGGCACACCGATGTAACCGGGGGGATGGAAGGCAAGGTGCAAGAGCTACTCGGGCTCGCCCAGGGAGGTACGAGTTCGGCCATCTTTCACGCCGACCGGATAGGGGACTTCCTGGACGGGCGCCCGCATGGCGGGACCGTGGTGAGAGGCGGATAG
- a CDS encoding 30S ribosomal protein S2 has protein sequence MTENEMEIQLTEPLVPVEEYLAAGVHIGTQQKSKDMKRFIYRVRGDGLYILDIRETDDRIKTAARFLNQFEPPKILVVTSRQYGQYPAKKFAETIGGTAATGRFIPGTLTNQNLDGYLEPGVVVVTDPIGDSQAITEAVQASIPIVALCDTNNMTSYIDLVIPTNNKGRKALSMVYYLLTREILRLRGIGTSLTVEDFETEL, from the coding sequence ATGACCGAAAACGAGATGGAAATCCAACTGACTGAGCCCCTCGTCCCGGTGGAGGAATACCTCGCCGCCGGGGTGCACATCGGAACTCAACAGAAGAGCAAGGATATGAAACGGTTTATCTACCGGGTCCGGGGTGATGGCCTCTACATCCTTGACATCAGGGAGACTGACGATCGTATCAAGACCGCGGCCCGGTTCCTGAACCAGTTCGAACCGCCGAAGATCCTGGTAGTTACCTCCCGCCAGTATGGGCAGTACCCGGCAAAGAAGTTCGCCGAGACCATCGGGGGGACGGCAGCGACCGGGCGTTTTATCCCAGGAACGCTAACCAACCAGAACCTTGACGGTTACCTTGAACCGGGTGTCGTCGTGGTGACCGATCCCATCGGAGACTCCCAGGCAATCACCGAGGCAGTCCAAGCCAGCATTCCCATCGTAGCCCTCTGCGATACCAACAACATGACAAGCTACATCGACCTGGTCATCCCTACCAACAACAAGGGCCGAAAAGCCCTTTCCATGGTGTACTATCTGCTCACCCGGGAGATACTTCGCCTCCGTGGTATCGGCACCTCCCTTACCGTTGAGGACTTCGAGACCGAACTTTAA
- the eno gene encoding phosphopyruvate hydratase — protein MTTICEIQLRKILDSRGNPTVEADIYTENGFGRAAAPSGASTGLYEAKVVEPDVAIGFAMQNLIPILIGEDARDQAGIDEKIRETDGTRDFSVLGANVAVAVSMAAAKAAASSRGMELYEYLGGVFIPSLPLPIGNVIGGGAHAEGATEIQEFLVVATGASGPTEAVFANAAVHRELKALLKREGKSCGKGDEGAWAPRVTDAEAFELLSEAVGTVSENLDITIRIGLDVAASQLWQDKGIYRYRDRVCSTEEQIAYICELVDRYDLVYVEDPLHEEDFAGFAELTSQVGDQCLICGDDLFVTTTSRIQQGIEQESANCVLIKPNQVGTLTDTFEAVHLAHTSGMHTVMSHRSGETTDMTIAHLATAFRCIFLKTGVVGGERTAKLNELIRIEEQIA, from the coding sequence ATGACCACCATCTGCGAGATCCAATTGCGAAAGATACTGGACAGCAGGGGGAATCCCACTGTTGAAGCAGACATCTATACCGAGAACGGGTTCGGCCGGGCTGCCGCTCCCAGCGGGGCCAGCACCGGGCTCTATGAGGCCAAGGTTGTGGAGCCGGACGTGGCGATTGGGTTTGCCATGCAGAACCTGATCCCGATCCTCATCGGGGAGGATGCCCGTGACCAGGCTGGAATCGATGAAAAGATCAGAGAGACAGACGGGACGCGCGATTTCTCCGTACTTGGCGCCAATGTCGCTGTCGCCGTCTCAATGGCCGCGGCAAAAGCAGCTGCTTCATCCCGGGGGATGGAGCTCTATGAATATCTTGGTGGGGTTTTTATCCCGTCCCTGCCCCTGCCGATCGGCAACGTGATCGGAGGCGGGGCCCATGCCGAGGGCGCAACCGAGATCCAGGAGTTCCTGGTGGTCGCTACTGGGGCATCAGGCCCGACCGAGGCGGTGTTCGCAAATGCCGCTGTGCACCGGGAGCTGAAAGCGCTGCTGAAGAGGGAGGGGAAATCATGCGGCAAGGGGGACGAGGGAGCCTGGGCTCCCCGGGTCACCGATGCCGAAGCTTTCGAACTGTTGAGCGAGGCGGTCGGGACCGTTTCCGAGAATCTCGATATCACCATCCGGATTGGCCTTGACGTTGCCGCAAGCCAGCTCTGGCAGGATAAAGGGATCTACCGGTACCGGGACCGCGTCTGCTCAACAGAGGAACAGATTGCATATATCTGCGAGCTCGTGGACCGCTACGACCTGGTCTACGTGGAGGATCCTCTCCACGAAGAGGACTTTGCAGGCTTTGCCGAACTAACCTCCCAGGTTGGCGACCAGTGCCTGATCTGCGGTGACGATCTCTTCGTTACCACGACCTCCCGCATCCAGCAGGGCATCGAGCAGGAATCGGCGAACTGCGTCCTGATCAAGCCGAACCAGGTCGGTACGCTTACCGATACCTTTGAAGCTGTCCACCTCGCGCACACGAGCGGTATGCATACGGTCATGAGCCATCGATCAGGCGAGACAACCGACATGACCATCGCACACCTGGCAACCGCGTTCCGGTGTATTTTCTTGAAGACCGGTGTTGTAGGGGGCGAAAGGACCGCAAAACTGAACGAACTCATACGAATCGAGGAACAGATAGCATGA
- the mvk gene encoding mevalonate kinase translates to MATWSAPGKVFLFGEHAVVYGKPGIAMAIKPRVFVTVRKSRVAHHAKSPYIDSCFDMMGVRGSVYVNSQLASSSGLGSSAAVTVATLAAINDEFGKKCRPEEIADMAFAIEKKVQKGRASPTDTTVSTFGGLVLITGTKRRRLPPQNFQLVVGNSLVQHNTAKMLEQVSALRQKSPEICNLIIDAIGEITLSAMRHLNDVNKLGEYMDMNHALLEALGVGHPQLSRLVLASRAAGAYGAKLTGAGGGGCMIAICPKHLKSRVAGAIEACDARAFSTNIDTEGVRKEKDA, encoded by the coding sequence GTGGCGACGTGGAGTGCGCCAGGCAAGGTATTCCTGTTTGGCGAACATGCCGTGGTCTACGGTAAACCGGGCATTGCCATGGCCATCAAACCGCGTGTCTTTGTAACAGTCAGGAAAAGCAGGGTGGCCCACCACGCCAAGTCGCCCTACATTGACAGCTGTTTCGACATGATGGGTGTGCGGGGGAGCGTGTATGTTAACTCCCAGCTCGCCAGTTCGTCAGGGCTCGGATCGTCTGCGGCGGTCACCGTGGCTACGCTCGCCGCTATCAACGATGAATTCGGTAAGAAGTGCCGGCCGGAGGAGATTGCAGATATGGCTTTTGCCATTGAAAAGAAGGTGCAGAAGGGACGGGCCAGCCCGACCGATACAACTGTGTCAACGTTCGGAGGCCTGGTACTGATCACAGGGACGAAGAGACGGAGACTACCTCCCCAGAACTTCCAGCTGGTGGTGGGAAATTCCCTTGTCCAGCACAATACGGCAAAGATGTTGGAACAGGTGTCCGCACTCCGGCAGAAGAGCCCAGAGATCTGCAACCTGATTATTGACGCCATCGGGGAGATCACCCTCTCTGCAATGCGGCACCTCAACGATGTGAACAAACTGGGAGAGTACATGGACATGAACCATGCCCTTCTCGAGGCGCTGGGTGTGGGTCACCCCCAGCTTTCGCGATTGGTGCTGGCATCCCGTGCTGCAGGGGCCTATGGAGCCAAGCTAACCGGTGCCGGAGGCGGCGGGTGTATGATCGCCATCTGCCCCAAGCACCTGAAGAGCAGGGTGGCAGGAGCGATCGAGGCCTGCGACGCCCGTGCGTTTTCCACGAACATCGATACAGAAGGGGTCCGGAAGGAGAAGGATGCCTGA
- a CDS encoding glutamate--tRNA ligase has product MADELREVLFIFALQNAVKHKSLPKAGTVIGMVMGKHPEFRSRAKEVAAVMASVLAEVAALSSTEREERLAALAPDFTENMTKPRVHARELPFLENAEHGVVMRFAPNPSGPLHLGHARAAVLNDAYVQRYGGKYILRIEDTDPKRVDPDAYAMVREDIEWLGLTIHEVVYQSDRFDLYYRYGRELVERGGAYVCTCENEQFRQLKLARRACPCRGLTVDENLGLWERMIAGEFYDGEASVRVRTELEHPDPAMRDFPAFRILHVPLHPRIEAHVYPLMNFSVAVDDHLLGVTHVIRGKDHIANTRRQRYIFDYFGWPVPVYRHYGRMGIEGVILSTSQMRQEIRSGACRGWDDIRLGTLRALARRGIQPGAVRAAMIEIGIGDTDISFSWDNLYAHNRTIVDPIADRYFFVPDPVCLKVRDAPVHTARPLLHPNDAARGTRTLPFLGEVLIPREEIGKAPDMIRLKDLFNVRVGVSDEEYILAYAGEDLADARALKAPIIQWLPAELALPAILETQDGPVSGVCEPAAGTLQGKVVQFERVGFARIDHVEPQELIAYFCHR; this is encoded by the coding sequence ATGGCTGACGAACTCAGGGAGGTTCTGTTCATCTTTGCCCTCCAGAACGCGGTCAAGCACAAGAGCCTTCCCAAAGCTGGTACGGTAATCGGTATGGTCATGGGGAAACATCCGGAGTTCCGGTCCCGTGCCAAGGAAGTGGCTGCCGTGATGGCCTCGGTGCTCGCTGAAGTTGCCGCACTCTCTTCCACTGAGCGCGAAGAGCGCCTGGCTGCCCTCGCACCCGATTTCACCGAGAATATGACAAAACCCCGGGTGCACGCCCGGGAGCTTCCCTTCCTCGAGAATGCAGAGCACGGCGTAGTGATGCGGTTTGCCCCAAACCCGAGCGGCCCCCTTCACCTCGGCCATGCCCGTGCAGCGGTTCTCAACGATGCGTATGTTCAGCGATACGGGGGAAAGTACATCCTCCGGATAGAAGACACCGATCCCAAGCGGGTCGACCCGGATGCTTATGCCATGGTCAGGGAGGACATCGAATGGCTCGGACTCACCATCCACGAGGTCGTCTACCAGAGTGATCGTTTTGATCTCTATTACCGGTATGGTCGGGAGCTGGTCGAACGTGGCGGTGCATATGTCTGTACCTGCGAAAACGAGCAGTTCAGGCAGCTCAAGCTGGCCCGCCGGGCCTGCCCCTGCCGCGGTCTTACCGTGGATGAGAACCTCGGGCTCTGGGAACGTATGATTGCCGGAGAATTCTACGATGGTGAAGCATCGGTGCGGGTCAGGACCGAGCTCGAGCACCCTGATCCGGCCATGCGGGACTTCCCCGCTTTCCGGATCCTGCATGTCCCGCTCCATCCCAGGATCGAGGCTCACGTCTATCCCCTGATGAACTTCTCGGTGGCCGTGGACGACCACCTTCTGGGGGTGACCCATGTTATCCGGGGCAAGGATCATATCGCCAACACACGTCGGCAGCGTTATATCTTCGATTATTTTGGGTGGCCGGTCCCGGTTTACCGGCACTACGGAAGGATGGGGATTGAGGGGGTCATCCTCTCCACATCCCAGATGAGACAAGAGATCCGGTCCGGGGCCTGCCGGGGATGGGACGATATCCGGCTCGGAACCCTCCGTGCCCTGGCACGGCGGGGGATCCAGCCTGGTGCGGTGCGGGCGGCGATGATCGAGATTGGGATAGGCGATACGGACATCTCGTTTTCCTGGGACAACCTCTATGCGCACAACCGGACTATCGTGGACCCGATCGCGGACCGTTATTTTTTTGTTCCCGATCCGGTCTGCCTGAAGGTCCGGGATGCCCCGGTCCATACCGCCCGACCCCTCCTCCACCCGAACGATGCCGCCAGGGGAACGAGGACTCTGCCGTTTCTTGGTGAGGTGCTCATCCCCCGCGAGGAAATCGGAAAGGCCCCGGACATGATCCGCCTCAAGGATCTATTTAATGTGCGGGTGGGGGTATCTGACGAGGAATACATACTCGCCTATGCCGGGGAGGATCTGGCCGATGCACGGGCGTTAAAAGCCCCGATCATCCAGTGGCTCCCTGCAGAACTGGCGCTTCCCGCCATCCTCGAGACTCAGGACGGCCCGGTGAGCGGTGTCTGCGAGCCGGCAGCAGGCACACTCCAGGGAAAGGTGGTACAGTTTGAGCGGGTGGGTTTTGCCCGGATCGACCATGTGGAACCACAAGAATTAATTGCTTATTTCTGCCACAGATAA
- a CDS encoding polyprenyl synthetase family protein, with protein sequence MDLNEFLDSTALQVDRLIYRYFGNVTGELGKASAHLLLAGGKRLRPALLLLSADSVRKGSSIDVMPAALALELTHSFTLIHDDIMDEDEFRRGVPTVHTRWDEPTAILAGDVLFASAFEFIAMADAPDNAKVRAVSMLARTCVEICEGQHMDISFEARDDVLEDEYLTMVEKKTGVLYAAAAGIGAILAGGKPAHADALYAFGKGIGMAFQIQDDILDLMAPAEVSGKDRASDLREGKKTLISIKARERGFDLAPFQRPLTNTEIDTVIRHLEELGVLAEVRDTARNLISTGKQRIGILPASEEKKLLMSVADHFLARSY encoded by the coding sequence ATGGATCTGAACGAATTTCTCGACAGCACCGCGCTCCAGGTGGACCGGCTCATCTACCGCTACTTCGGGAATGTTACCGGTGAGCTTGGCAAGGCAAGCGCCCATCTTCTTCTGGCTGGCGGGAAACGCCTACGCCCCGCGCTGCTCTTGCTTTCTGCCGATTCGGTGAGGAAGGGGAGCTCAATTGACGTGATGCCTGCAGCCCTTGCGCTGGAACTGACCCACAGTTTCACCCTCATCCATGACGATATTATGGATGAGGATGAATTCCGGAGAGGAGTTCCGACGGTTCATACCCGGTGGGATGAGCCGACGGCCATCCTCGCCGGCGATGTCTTATTTGCCAGTGCCTTTGAGTTCATCGCGATGGCCGATGCACCGGATAATGCGAAGGTGCGGGCGGTGTCTATGCTCGCCAGGACCTGCGTTGAAATCTGCGAGGGCCAGCATATGGATATCTCGTTCGAGGCCCGTGACGATGTCCTTGAGGATGAGTACCTCACCATGGTGGAGAAAAAGACGGGGGTACTCTATGCCGCTGCTGCCGGAATAGGGGCCATTCTTGCCGGTGGGAAACCCGCCCATGCGGATGCTCTTTACGCCTTTGGCAAGGGCATTGGGATGGCATTCCAGATCCAGGATGACATCCTCGACCTCATGGCCCCGGCCGAAGTGAGCGGCAAGGACCGTGCCTCCGATCTACGCGAAGGGAAAAAGACCCTGATCTCAATCAAGGCCCGGGAGAGAGGTTTCGATCTTGCTCCTTTCCAGCGGCCTCTCACGAACACCGAGATTGATACCGTGATCAGGCATCTCGAGGAGCTCGGCGTACTCGCTGAAGTCCGCGATACAGCCCGGAACCTAATCAGTACGGGAAAGCAGCGAATCGGTATCCTCCCAGCATCGGAAGAAAAAAAGCTGCTCATGAGTGTTGCCGACCACTTCCTCGCCCGGAGTTACTGA
- a CDS encoding DNA-directed RNA polymerase subunit N codes for MIPVRCFTCGKVISMAYEEFKRRRDTGEDPKRILDDLGMERYCCRRMLLTHKEIIDDLNPYQ; via the coding sequence ATACCAGTGCGGTGTTTCACCTGCGGAAAGGTAATATCGATGGCATACGAGGAATTCAAGCGGCGCCGGGATACTGGCGAGGATCCGAAACGGATCCTTGACGATCTCGGCATGGAGCGATACTGCTGCCGCCGGATGTTATTGACCCACAAGGAGATCATTGACGATCTCAATCCGTATCAGTGA
- a CDS encoding DNA-directed RNA polymerase subunit K — protein MTESYTRYERARIIGARALQISMGAPLLIRTTKIDPLEIALEEFQHNIIPITVKRK, from the coding sequence ATGACAGAGTCGTACACCCGGTATGAGAGAGCCCGGATTATAGGCGCCCGCGCTCTGCAAATATCGATGGGTGCTCCCTTGCTTATCAGGACAACAAAAATCGATCCCCTTGAGATCGCGCTCGAAGAATTCCAGCACAACATCATCCCCATCACCGTAAAGAGGAAGTAG
- a CDS encoding RNase J family beta-CASP ribonuclease — protein MDIEIIAVGGYDEVGRNMTAVRCGKEIIIFDMGLRLDQVMIHEEAEVENMHSLDLIQMKAIPDDTMMNTVEGSVKAIVCTHGHLDHIGAIPKLAHRYNAPIISTPYTTELIRQQIAGEQKFGVNNKLFALKQGQKYTLSQNVTLEFVRMQHSIIDTVTAVLHTPKGAIVYACDYKLDRTPVIGEPPDFARLRQIGKEGVLGLIVESTYIDNRGRAPSERIARDLVRDTITSYEDDKNAILVSTFSSHIARVKTIAECAEQIGRKPILLGRSMERYSSTAEQMKLVGFPKEMSMFGNRRTVDRTLRRMMKAGKDKFMPIITGHQGEPGSIMTRIATGDTPYKIEKGDKVIFSAKVIPNPMNIGQRYMVEAHLNMAGARIFPDLHVSGHAYQEDHYEFLHLLNPQHVIPAHGHVRMTSAYAEFAEGIGFTLHNDVHVVTNGHRVKLT, from the coding sequence ATGGATATTGAGATAATTGCCGTTGGCGGATATGATGAGGTCGGGAGAAATATGACCGCCGTCCGCTGCGGAAAGGAGATTATTATTTTTGATATGGGCCTCCGCCTGGACCAGGTCATGATCCACGAGGAAGCCGAAGTCGAGAATATGCATTCGCTGGATCTTATCCAGATGAAGGCAATCCCTGATGACACGATGATGAATACCGTGGAGGGCAGCGTGAAAGCTATCGTCTGCACTCACGGGCACCTGGACCATATCGGGGCCATCCCGAAGCTTGCCCACCGCTATAATGCCCCAATCATTTCCACGCCGTATACCACGGAACTGATCCGGCAGCAGATTGCCGGCGAGCAGAAATTCGGGGTCAACAACAAGCTTTTTGCCCTGAAGCAGGGGCAGAAGTACACCCTCTCGCAGAACGTCACGCTGGAATTCGTCCGGATGCAGCACAGTATCATCGATACGGTAACCGCCGTGCTGCACACCCCCAAGGGGGCGATCGTGTACGCCTGCGACTACAAGCTCGACCGGACCCCCGTCATCGGCGAGCCCCCGGATTTCGCGCGTCTGCGGCAGATAGGGAAGGAAGGGGTTCTTGGCCTGATCGTGGAGAGTACCTATATCGACAACCGCGGGCGGGCGCCGAGCGAGCGTATCGCACGCGACCTCGTTCGGGACACCATAACCAGCTACGAGGATGATAAGAATGCCATCCTCGTGAGCACTTTCTCCTCCCATATCGCCAGGGTCAAGACCATCGCTGAGTGTGCGGAACAGATCGGGAGAAAACCCATCCTGCTCGGAAGATCCATGGAACGGTACAGTTCGACGGCAGAACAGATGAAATTGGTAGGGTTCCCAAAGGAGATGAGCATGTTCGGGAACCGTAGGACGGTTGACCGGACGCTGCGCCGGATGATGAAGGCGGGAAAGGACAAATTCATGCCCATCATTACCGGCCATCAGGGCGAACCCGGATCCATCATGACCAGGATTGCCACCGGAGATACGCCTTACAAGATCGAGAAGGGAGACAAGGTGATCTTCTCGGCCAAGGTAATCCCGAACCCTATGAATATCGGGCAACGCTACATGGTGGAGGCCCACCTCAACATGGCCGGTGCCCGTATCTTCCCGGATCTCCACGTGAGCGGCCATGCCTACCAGGAGGATCACTACGAGTTCCTCCACCTGCTGAACCCTCAGCATGTCATTCCAGCCCATGGGCATGTCCGCATGACATCGGCATATGCAGAGTTTGCCGAGGGGATCGGGTTTACCCTTCACAACGATGTGCACGTGGTGACAAACGGACACCGTGTCAAATTGACGTAA
- a CDS encoding type 2 isopentenyl-diphosphate Delta-isomerase, translating into MDRRDQTSSRKLDHLRICLERNIERGDPGFGDVRLVHNALPECDLEFIDTGIEFLGHSFDAPLFIASMTGGHPDTREVNRRLAGAADRAGIGIGVGSQRAALERPELADTFSVVREAAPRAFIAANIGAVQLRDYGLEWADRAIDMIDADAITVHLNFLQEALQPEGDHDARKCLPAIEELCRQSRVPVIIKETGSGISAATARQCWEAGVGAIDVGGWGGTNWAAIEGLRTTNTNSPPGGGRGSISRIFEDWGIPTVVSLCEVAKTGGPVIATGGIRSGIDMAKAIALSADLCGVALPLLAPAMQGEEQVSETIAAYVEELRIAMFLSGARNLGTLREKRPYVIGRTRQMLQSLEENNGY; encoded by the coding sequence ATGGACCGGCGGGACCAGACATCATCAAGGAAACTGGACCACCTCCGTATCTGCCTTGAACGGAACATAGAACGGGGTGATCCCGGTTTTGGTGATGTCAGGCTGGTGCACAATGCGCTGCCCGAGTGCGACCTGGAGTTTATCGATACCGGGATCGAGTTCCTCGGGCACAGCTTCGATGCTCCCCTCTTCATTGCCTCCATGACCGGCGGGCACCCAGATACCCGCGAGGTGAACCGGCGACTTGCCGGGGCGGCCGACCGTGCCGGAATCGGCATCGGAGTCGGCTCACAGCGGGCAGCACTCGAGCGGCCGGAGCTCGCCGACACCTTCTCCGTGGTCCGCGAGGCTGCGCCGCGAGCGTTTATCGCGGCCAATATCGGTGCGGTGCAGCTCCGCGATTACGGCCTGGAATGGGCAGACCGTGCCATCGACATGATTGATGCTGATGCTATCACCGTACACCTTAACTTCCTGCAGGAAGCACTTCAACCGGAAGGAGACCACGATGCACGCAAATGTCTCCCGGCAATCGAGGAGCTCTGCAGGCAGTCACGAGTCCCCGTGATTATCAAGGAGACCGGGAGCGGTATCTCAGCGGCAACCGCCCGGCAATGCTGGGAGGCAGGCGTTGGAGCCATCGACGTTGGTGGATGGGGGGGCACCAACTGGGCGGCGATTGAAGGCCTTCGCACAACGAACACGAACAGTCCGCCGGGAGGTGGGAGAGGTTCCATCTCGCGCATCTTCGAGGACTGGGGTATTCCCACCGTGGTCAGCCTCTGTGAGGTTGCCAAGACGGGGGGTCCGGTGATAGCTACCGGAGGAATAAGGAGCGGTATTGACATGGCGAAAGCCATTGCCCTTAGCGCCGATCTCTGCGGTGTCGCCCTGCCGCTCCTTGCCCCTGCCATGCAGGGAGAAGAGCAGGTGTCAGAAACCATTGCAGCGTATGTGGAAGAATTGCGGATTGCGATGTTCCTTTCCGGGGCCAGGAACCTGGGGACACTGAGGGAGAAGCGGCCATACGTAATCGGAAGGACCCGCCAGATGCTGCAGTCACTGGAGGAAAATAATGGATATTGA